The genome window GGAATCCTTAATATAATCCTGCACGGCCCGAAGCATGGACGCCACAATATCACTATCTGTGGGAAAGGAATCATCCATGGAAATATGATGTAGGAGCAGGCTTGATTTACGATGAATCAAAAGGACATGCTCCACCCTGTAAAGCATGGAATTTTTCATAACAATTTCCATGAAGGGAATGCCTGTTTTGATCGATTCAATCCGCCATGCCATCCGATTGTAGGAGAACATATTCTCCATACTGGTATTCAATGCGGTCATCATTTCACTCATCATCCTGTTTATGGCTTTTTTAATAGCCGTTCCAATGATGGGAAATAGGGCTGTCGAAAGTTTTTCAGGGTCTCTGGCAATGGAAAATGTGATGGCTTTTTCAGTGACTTCTACCATGGACTTCGAGACTCGGTTTTGAGGCTTCTCACCCAACATAACCGCTTCGGGAAGGATCTTACCAACGGCCTGAGCATCCAGCTCCGCCTGTTCCAGCTTCCGGGACAGTTTCTTCAGATTCTGTCTGTCATCGGGAGACAGAGCGTCCAGACGATCCTTGGGTATATCAGAGTATTTCATATGTCTTATAAACCAGTGACTTTTTCAGCAAGACTGAGAAACCCGGCCTCGACACCGTCTCCTGTCTTAGCACTCGTTTGAATAACCTCAATTCCATCTTGAATGAAGTCTGAATACTGGGATTCATCCAACTGCCATTTTTCGCTGAGATCATTTTTATTGAGGATTAGAATAGATGGAATATCTGAATACTCTCCCGCCAGTGATTGGTAAAGATTTTGAGCTGTCATTAGTGTTTCTGCCCTGGTGCCATCCGCAACAAGAAAATAGGCCGACATGCCTTTCAGATAGTTTTTTGAAAAATCATGAATCTCATCCTGACCTTCCAAATCCCAGATGAGCAGAGAAAGCTCTGTGCCGGAAGGCAAAATGAGTTCCTTCTTACTAATATGAACCCCTATAGTGGAGATATATTCTTCAGAGTATACATGTGAAACATACTGTCTTATCAGGCTGGTCTTACCGACACCGAAAGATCCCAGCAAACATATTTTTTTCTTAAGCAACGGACCGATCCTTTCAAGAACAGAATTTCTATCTCACAGCTATTTAATAATAATTCACATGTATTGAAGATTCAACGCCGAATAGAAAAGAGATTTGAATAAATAAGAATAGAAGAGTTGCCCCATGAGTGAAACAGGGCAACTCCGGAGGAACTATTTAAGGTCTTTCATATCCACAAAATCCATGTCGTTAAAGGTGATATTCTCGCCGCACATACCCCATATAAAGGTATAGTTGCTTGTTCCGACACCAGAATGAATGGACCAACTGGGAGAGATGACGGCCTGCTCGTTGGCCATGACAATATGCCGGGTTTCAGAAGGCTGTCCCATCAAATGAAAAACCCTGGTATCTTCTT of Oceanispirochaeta crateris contains these proteins:
- a CDS encoding Rab family GTPase — translated: MLKKKICLLGSFGVGKTSLIRQYVSHVYSEEYISTIGVHISKKELILPSGTELSLLIWDLEGQDEIHDFSKNYLKGMSAYFLVADGTRAETLMTAQNLYQSLAGEYSDIPSILILNKNDLSEKWQLDESQYSDFIQDGIEVIQTSAKTGDGVEAGFLSLAEKVTGL